A part of Haloarchaeobius sp. HME9146 genomic DNA contains:
- a CDS encoding metal ABC transporter solute-binding protein, Zn/Mn family: MERTTRRSVLLGSAATTAALAGCLGSITTGSEGGEGETTVQTSFFVVSDFASAVAGDDLAVNNLIPFGQHGHGWEPGPDVQRKVHGADGFVYVGEGFQPWADKLVRNVRDDGADVHVIEAWEGIDLLPADGGHEEEHHDESGHDDEHHEEEEHDDHGAVDPHFWLDSDRATRAVRTIADGLASVDPDNEAAYAENADAFTDRLAAMDATFEERLTDRTTDTVLVAGHNSFQYLGNRYDFHVEALTGIAPDATPTPKDITRAQAVIDEHDIEYLLAPVFESDRAATQLVAETDATEVLPLTPVPSLTDEWHERGWGYVDVMENVNLPSLATALGAE, translated from the coding sequence ATGGAACGAACGACGCGCCGGAGCGTCCTTCTCGGGAGCGCGGCAACGACAGCGGCACTCGCCGGCTGTCTCGGGTCCATCACAACCGGGTCCGAGGGCGGCGAGGGCGAGACGACGGTCCAGACCTCCTTCTTCGTGGTCTCGGACTTCGCGAGCGCCGTGGCAGGTGACGACCTCGCCGTGAACAACCTGATCCCGTTCGGCCAGCACGGCCACGGCTGGGAACCGGGCCCCGACGTCCAGCGGAAGGTCCACGGGGCCGACGGGTTCGTTTACGTCGGCGAGGGGTTCCAGCCCTGGGCAGACAAACTCGTCCGGAACGTCCGCGACGACGGGGCGGACGTCCACGTCATCGAGGCCTGGGAGGGCATCGACCTGCTGCCGGCCGACGGCGGGCACGAGGAAGAACACCACGACGAATCGGGTCACGACGACGAGCACCACGAAGAGGAGGAACACGACGACCACGGCGCGGTGGACCCCCACTTCTGGCTCGATTCGGACCGGGCGACCCGGGCGGTCCGGACCATCGCCGACGGCCTCGCGAGCGTCGACCCGGACAACGAGGCGGCCTACGCCGAGAACGCGGACGCGTTCACCGACCGCCTCGCGGCCATGGACGCGACGTTCGAGGAGCGACTGACCGACCGGACGACCGACACCGTCCTCGTCGCGGGCCACAACTCCTTCCAGTACCTCGGGAACCGCTACGACTTCCACGTCGAGGCGCTGACCGGGATCGCGCCGGACGCGACTCCCACGCCGAAGGACATCACGCGGGCGCAGGCCGTCATCGACGAGCACGACATCGAGTACCTGCTCGCGCCGGTATTCGAGTCCGACCGGGCCGCGACCCAGCTCGTCGCCGAGACCGACGCGACCGAGGTCCTGCCCCTGACGCCGGTCCCGAGCCTCACCGACGAGTGGCACGAGCGGGGCTGGGGCTACGTCGACGTGATGGAGAACGTGAACTTGCCGTCGCTGGCGACGGCCCTGGGGGCCGAATGA
- a CDS encoding 8-amino-7-oxononanoate synthase, whose translation MSNRGFDLAGRVADRRDAALYRDLEPVDRVAERCYFAPDPGAALPVLDGTQHLVFASNNYLGLTQHDRVQQAAADAADVVGTGAGASRLVTGDTLVHRDLEMQLSEVKGTERALAFSSGYAANVGTIAALSPDVVFSDELNHASIIDGCRLADADVVVYDHCDADSLHEELTHRAETRPGDESWLVLTDSVFSMDGTVAPLADICDAAEEFDAWVMVDEAHATGLYDHGGGIVQRDGLEDRVHVQMGTLSKALASQGGYVAGSETLVEYLVNTARSFVFSTGLAPPAAAAASEALHITRHGECRDRLWSNAAHLRTGLEDLGYQVWGDSQILPVVVGDRADALALADAVREAGVVAPAIRPPTVPEGTSRLRVVPMATHSKTDIEDCIEAFRVAGEEVGLL comes from the coding sequence ATGAGTAACCGCGGGTTCGACCTGGCAGGACGGGTCGCCGACCGTCGAGACGCCGCGCTCTACCGCGACCTCGAGCCGGTGGACAGGGTCGCAGAACGGTGCTACTTCGCCCCCGACCCCGGCGCAGCCCTCCCAGTCCTTGACGGGACACAGCACCTCGTGTTCGCGTCGAACAACTACCTCGGCCTGACACAGCACGACCGCGTCCAGCAGGCCGCCGCCGACGCCGCCGACGTGGTCGGAACCGGTGCCGGCGCGAGCCGGCTCGTGACCGGCGATACCCTGGTCCACCGCGACCTGGAGATGCAGCTCTCGGAGGTCAAGGGAACCGAGCGCGCGCTCGCCTTCTCCTCGGGCTACGCCGCCAACGTGGGCACCATCGCCGCCCTCTCGCCCGACGTGGTGTTCTCCGACGAACTGAACCACGCCAGCATCATCGACGGCTGTCGGCTCGCCGACGCTGATGTCGTCGTGTACGACCACTGCGATGCCGATTCGCTCCACGAGGAGCTGACCCACCGCGCCGAGACCAGACCGGGCGACGAGTCGTGGCTCGTCCTCACCGACTCCGTGTTCAGTATGGACGGGACGGTCGCTCCCCTCGCGGACATCTGCGACGCCGCCGAGGAGTTCGATGCGTGGGTGATGGTCGACGAGGCGCACGCGACCGGCCTGTACGACCACGGCGGCGGCATCGTCCAGCGCGACGGGCTCGAAGACCGCGTCCACGTCCAGATGGGCACGCTCTCGAAGGCGCTTGCGAGCCAGGGCGGCTACGTCGCCGGGAGCGAGACGCTCGTGGAGTACCTCGTGAACACCGCCCGGTCGTTCGTGTTCTCGACCGGGCTGGCCCCGCCGGCCGCAGCCGCCGCCAGCGAGGCCCTCCACATCACCCGCCACGGGGAGTGCCGCGACCGGCTCTGGAGCAACGCTGCTCACCTCCGGACCGGGCTGGAGGACCTCGGCTACCAGGTGTGGGGCGATTCGCAGATACTCCCCGTGGTCGTCGGCGACCGGGCCGACGCGCTTGCGCTCGCCGACGCAGTCCGCGAGGCCGGCGTGGTCGCACCGGCAATCAGACCACCCACGGTCCCCGAGGGGACGAGCCGCCTCCGCGTCGTCCCGATGGCGACCCACTCGAAGACCGACATCGAGGACTGCATCGAGGCGTTCCGCGTCGCCGGCGAGGAGGTGGGCCTGCTGTGA
- a CDS encoding amino acid ABC transporter permease → MRDRLVRRVGEVLAATFVVVVLTMVGYIVSTQVDTELLQVVFPRFVEAFLLVVQIVGISSVLSVSLGVLVGLARISTSPITGRIAKGYVEFFRGTPLLFQLFLIYFGIPSLWATGTFPIQNWEIPAAIIGLTLNHGAYVGEAVRGGIEAVPEGQMEAARSLGMSRVMALRQVVLPQAWRNALAAIGNDQIILVKDTSLLTVIAVPEIMSLFRNINSNQLDAWTPLVWVCLFYLAITMSMSYLVSVLEERADWGSGESDSKTAQLKRMFMGSRGDMS, encoded by the coding sequence ATGCGGGACCGGCTGGTCCGTCGCGTCGGTGAAGTACTGGCAGCCACGTTCGTCGTGGTCGTCCTGACGATGGTCGGGTACATCGTGTCCACACAGGTGGACACCGAACTGCTCCAGGTCGTATTCCCGCGGTTCGTCGAAGCGTTCCTGCTCGTCGTCCAGATCGTCGGGATCTCCAGCGTGCTGTCGGTTTCACTCGGCGTCCTCGTCGGACTCGCGCGCATCTCCACCTCGCCCATCACGGGGCGAATCGCCAAGGGCTACGTGGAGTTCTTCCGTGGGACGCCGTTGCTGTTCCAGCTGTTCCTCATCTACTTCGGTATCCCGAGCCTCTGGGCAACCGGCACCTTCCCCATCCAGAACTGGGAGATACCTGCTGCCATCATCGGCCTGACGCTGAACCACGGTGCGTACGTCGGTGAAGCTGTCCGTGGCGGTATCGAAGCCGTCCCGGAAGGGCAGATGGAGGCCGCGCGCTCGCTCGGGATGTCCCGCGTGATGGCACTCCGGCAGGTCGTCCTCCCGCAGGCGTGGCGCAACGCGCTCGCTGCCATCGGGAACGACCAGATCATCCTGGTCAAGGACACCTCGCTCCTGACGGTCATCGCCGTCCCCGAGATAATGAGCCTGTTCCGGAACATCAACTCCAACCAGCTCGACGCGTGGACGCCGCTGGTCTGGGTGTGCCTGTTCTACCTCGCCATCACGATGTCGATGAGCTACCTCGTCAGCGTGCTCGAAGAGCGCGCCGACTGGGGCAGTGGTGAGAGCGACTCGAAGACTGCACAGCTCAAGCGGATGTTCATGGGCAGCCGAGGTGACATGTCGTGA
- a CDS encoding S8 family serine peptidase encodes MVDHTRRDVLKLSGGLLGGIAVGSTVTAAESTDRFIVKANAEDLGSDLSVVHAMDPVDFTVVEGPESALESAGFDYAPDVEIQLDRPTMKQDVGAELEDEPLYGLQWGKEAQNVPEAHEVSRGEGTRVAVIDTGVAAGHPDLAHAVNTDLSQDFTGDGYGAAKPAGGYHGTHVAGIIASNDQNEAGVAGTAPATEIVDCRVFSPSALASFADILAAAVYSAAIGCDVANMSIGAYPISRKELGSFYGKVVNSVMAYGRRQGTLYVISAGNDAADLQHDGGVISLPNEASNVMSISATGPVGFGWGDDGFEQPPETPAVYTNYGTNAIDVSAPGGNYDPEAAANDVPGWYYDLVLNAISLPVFGDDGSYLGAQHTYSWVAGTSMAAPNVAGAAALVASQMSSSNANKVRNVLRRTARDVGDKPYHGAGFVDVEAAVKD; translated from the coding sequence ATGGTGGACCACACCAGACGTGACGTTCTCAAGCTCAGTGGGGGACTACTCGGTGGCATCGCGGTCGGCTCGACCGTAACCGCGGCCGAATCGACGGACCGATTCATCGTCAAAGCGAACGCCGAGGACCTCGGCAGCGACCTCTCGGTCGTCCACGCCATGGACCCCGTCGACTTCACGGTCGTCGAAGGCCCGGAGTCCGCGCTCGAATCGGCCGGCTTCGACTACGCGCCCGACGTCGAGATCCAGCTCGACAGGCCGACGATGAAGCAGGACGTCGGTGCCGAACTCGAAGACGAACCGCTCTACGGTCTCCAGTGGGGCAAAGAGGCACAGAACGTGCCCGAGGCCCACGAGGTCTCCCGCGGTGAGGGTACCCGCGTCGCCGTCATCGACACAGGCGTCGCCGCCGGCCATCCGGACCTCGCACACGCCGTGAACACGGACCTCTCGCAGGACTTCACCGGCGACGGCTACGGTGCTGCAAAGCCCGCTGGCGGCTACCACGGCACCCACGTCGCAGGTATCATCGCCTCGAACGACCAGAACGAAGCAGGCGTCGCGGGCACGGCCCCGGCGACCGAGATCGTCGACTGCCGGGTCTTCTCGCCCAGCGCACTGGCGAGCTTCGCCGACATCCTCGCGGCCGCCGTGTACTCCGCGGCCATCGGCTGTGACGTCGCCAACATGAGCATCGGCGCGTACCCGATCTCCCGCAAGGAACTCGGCTCGTTCTACGGCAAGGTCGTCAACAGCGTGATGGCGTACGGTCGCCGCCAGGGCACCCTCTACGTCATCTCCGCCGGCAACGACGCCGCGGACCTCCAGCACGACGGTGGCGTCATCTCGCTGCCGAACGAGGCCTCCAACGTGATGAGCATCTCGGCGACCGGCCCGGTCGGCTTCGGCTGGGGCGACGACGGCTTCGAGCAGCCGCCCGAGACGCCCGCCGTCTACACGAACTACGGTACCAACGCCATCGACGTCTCCGCACCCGGTGGCAACTACGACCCCGAGGCAGCCGCCAACGACGTCCCCGGCTGGTACTACGACCTCGTCCTCAACGCCATCTCGCTGCCGGTCTTCGGCGACGATGGGTCCTACCTCGGTGCCCAGCACACCTACAGCTGGGTCGCTGGCACCTCGATGGCCGCCCCGAACGTCGCGGGCGCAGCCGCACTCGTCGCCAGCCAGATGAGCAGTTCCAACGCCAACAAGGTCCGCAACGTGCTCCGCCGCACCGCGCGTGACGTGGGCGACAAGCCGTACCACGGCGCTGGCTTCGTCGACGTCGAGGCCGCCGTCAAGGACTGA
- a CDS encoding metal ABC transporter ATP-binding protein, with translation MSVVELTDVTFGYGGQPAVEDVSLAVEAGDFLGLVGPNGSGKTTLLRLMLGLVRPDSGEVRLFDEPARRFSDGTKVGYVAQETTGTASGMPITVHEVVRMGRYPHVGLGRFGTDDREAVAEAMARVGVTDLQDRRISALSGGQRQRVFIARALAAEADLLALDEPTVGVDAESREEFYDLLRDLNAEGLTIVLVEHDIGVVTAYTSTVACINRRLFFHGDSLDFSESDALTDAYGANQRLLDHHHHHH, from the coding sequence ATGAGCGTCGTCGAGCTCACCGACGTGACCTTCGGGTACGGCGGGCAGCCCGCAGTCGAGGACGTCTCGCTTGCCGTGGAGGCAGGCGACTTCCTCGGGCTCGTCGGCCCGAACGGGTCGGGGAAGACGACCCTGCTCCGGCTCATGCTCGGGCTGGTCCGCCCCGACAGCGGCGAGGTCCGACTCTTCGACGAGCCCGCACGCCGGTTCTCCGATGGGACGAAGGTCGGCTACGTCGCCCAGGAGACCACCGGGACCGCGAGCGGGATGCCCATCACGGTCCACGAGGTCGTCAGGATGGGCCGGTACCCCCACGTCGGCCTCGGGCGGTTCGGGACCGACGACCGCGAGGCGGTCGCCGAGGCCATGGCGCGCGTCGGCGTCACCGACCTGCAGGACCGCCGCATCTCGGCGCTCTCGGGCGGGCAGCGCCAGCGGGTGTTCATCGCCCGGGCGCTCGCCGCCGAGGCGGACCTGCTCGCACTCGACGAGCCGACCGTCGGGGTCGACGCCGAGTCCCGCGAGGAGTTCTACGACCTGCTCCGGGACCTGAACGCCGAGGGGCTCACCATCGTCCTCGTCGAGCACGACATCGGCGTCGTCACGGCCTACACCTCGACGGTCGCCTGCATCAACCGGAGGCTCTTCTTCCACGGGGACTCGCTCGACTTCTCCGAGAGCGACGCCCTCACCGATGCCTACGGAGCGAACCAGCGACTGCTCGACCACCACCATCACCACCACTGA
- the bioD gene encoding dethiobiotin synthase yields the protein MSRRLAVVGTGTGVGKTVVTAGLTGWLRETGLDARAVKPCQTGYPPDDDAGFVQAACGDPAAATCLDRLEPPLAPRVAAEQEGVDLQYSDVRDRAAAALDEPAVGILEGVGGLRVPLAGEHEILDLVADLDPTTVLVARSGLGTLNHTALSVDALRARGVDVHCIVLNEYAGETVAERTNPGELERMTGLPVYTLPELALDSPGDAVTGVRDNLPDDVLPGIER from the coding sequence GTGAGCCGCCGGCTGGCCGTCGTCGGGACCGGCACCGGCGTCGGCAAGACCGTCGTCACCGCTGGGCTGACCGGCTGGCTCCGCGAGACGGGGCTCGATGCCCGGGCGGTCAAACCCTGCCAGACCGGCTACCCGCCGGACGACGACGCCGGGTTCGTGCAGGCCGCCTGTGGTGACCCGGCCGCCGCGACCTGTCTCGACCGACTGGAACCGCCGCTCGCGCCCCGCGTGGCGGCCGAACAGGAGGGCGTTGACCTCCAGTATTCGGACGTCCGCGACCGGGCGGCAGCCGCCCTCGACGAGCCCGCGGTCGGCATCCTCGAAGGCGTCGGCGGCCTCCGGGTCCCGCTGGCCGGCGAGCACGAGATACTCGACCTCGTGGCCGACCTCGACCCGACCACGGTTCTCGTGGCACGGTCCGGGCTGGGGACGCTCAATCACACCGCGCTCTCGGTCGACGCGCTCCGGGCACGTGGTGTCGACGTCCACTGCATCGTGCTGAACGAGTACGCGGGTGAGACGGTCGCAGAGCGGACCAACCCCGGAGAACTCGAACGCATGACGGGCCTGCCGGTGTACACGCTCCCCGAACTCGCGCTCGATTCGCCGGGTGACGCGGTAACTGGGGTCCGGGACAACCTGCCGGACGACGTGTTGCCGGGTATCGAGAGGTAG
- a CDS encoding YgaP-like transmembrane domain: MASTDKTRGGGVADAAGQLYRWTLGIGHERNIGGIERTVRYTLGIVFVLAALAVLVVPVLSGLTNLALAVVLFVCGAFSIYEARVQYCPLNDTLGRSTYRE; encoded by the coding sequence ATGGCATCGACTGATAAGACCAGGGGAGGCGGCGTCGCCGATGCGGCCGGACAGCTCTACCGCTGGACGCTCGGTATCGGGCACGAACGGAACATCGGCGGGATAGAGCGAACGGTCCGGTACACGCTCGGAATCGTGTTCGTACTGGCGGCACTCGCCGTCCTCGTCGTGCCCGTCCTGTCCGGACTCACGAACCTCGCACTGGCGGTCGTCCTGTTCGTTTGCGGCGCGTTCTCCATCTACGAGGCGCGGGTGCAGTACTGCCCGCTGAACGACACCCTCGGACGGAGCACGTACCGGGAGTGA
- a CDS encoding amino acid ABC transporter ATP-binding protein: MSDQHSLVEFDGVNKYFGENHVLKDVDLAVEEREVVVVIGPSGSGKSTLLRCTNRLEEIQSGEIRLDGEPISDPEADINRLRQRIGMVFQSFNLFPHKTAIENVALAPIEVKGQDEGESMVQAGDLLKQVGLSGKDESYPNELSGGQQQRVAIARALAMNPQVMLFDEVTSALDPELVGEVLEVMRDLASEGMTMLVVTHEMDFAKEVGDRIVLMAEGEIVEVTPADEFFEEPETERGQRFLGRLL, from the coding sequence GTGAGCGACCAGCATTCCCTCGTCGAGTTCGATGGCGTGAACAAGTACTTCGGCGAGAACCACGTCCTCAAGGACGTCGATCTCGCCGTCGAAGAACGCGAAGTGGTCGTCGTCATCGGCCCCTCGGGCTCCGGGAAGTCGACGCTGCTTCGCTGTACGAACCGACTCGAAGAGATCCAGTCGGGAGAGATTCGCCTCGACGGCGAACCCATCTCGGACCCGGAGGCGGACATCAACCGACTCCGCCAGCGTATCGGGATGGTGTTCCAGAGCTTCAACCTCTTCCCGCACAAGACCGCCATCGAGAACGTCGCCCTCGCACCCATCGAGGTGAAAGGACAGGACGAAGGCGAGTCGATGGTCCAGGCGGGGGACCTGCTCAAGCAGGTCGGTCTCTCGGGCAAGGACGAGTCCTACCCGAACGAACTCTCCGGCGGCCAGCAACAGCGCGTCGCCATCGCCCGGGCACTCGCGATGAACCCGCAGGTGATGCTGTTCGACGAGGTCACGAGCGCACTCGACCCCGAACTCGTGGGTGAAGTGCTCGAGGTCATGCGCGACCTCGCCTCGGAGGGCATGACCATGCTCGTGGTCACCCACGAGATGGACTTCGCGAAGGAGGTCGGTGACCGCATCGTGCTGATGGCCGAGGGTGAGATCGTCGAGGTGACACCTGCAGACGAGTTCTTCGAGGAACCCGAGACGGAGCGCGGACAGCGGTTCCTCGGTCGGCTGTTATAG
- the bioB gene encoding biotin synthase BioB, with protein sequence MVYETGNRTVDDAVERVVAGETLDRTDGLALVAQPVADLAPAADYVRSEFGDDTVDACSIVNAKAGNCAEDCGFCAQSVHFDTGIENYGFLGPEKVLEAAKRAERDGAQRFGIVVAERGVSKEQRPEEWAEVIEAIRLVRDECDLDVDASLGILTEEEAAILADEGIEHYNHNIETSPRYFPEIVGTHDFADRVHTLEVAKSAGMDLCAGVILGMGETPTDRVDAAIALQDIGVSSLPVNILNPVAGTELGGTDSADITTEEILKTIAVYRLLHPHARVRLTGGREVNLAMDEQHLPFEAGADGILTGDYLTTEGQTPGDDIRVIERAGLEPNMETNEFDADAVKSGASEDPDLGTAAGSATSTASQTTDD encoded by the coding sequence GTGGTTTACGAGACAGGAAACAGGACGGTCGACGACGCCGTCGAACGGGTGGTCGCGGGCGAGACGCTCGACCGGACGGACGGGCTCGCGCTCGTCGCCCAGCCGGTCGCTGACCTCGCACCGGCCGCGGACTACGTCCGGTCGGAGTTCGGCGACGACACCGTCGATGCCTGCTCCATCGTGAACGCGAAAGCCGGCAACTGCGCCGAGGACTGTGGCTTCTGTGCCCAGTCGGTCCACTTCGACACCGGCATCGAGAACTACGGCTTCCTCGGGCCCGAGAAGGTCCTCGAGGCCGCAAAGCGCGCCGAACGCGACGGCGCGCAGCGATTCGGTATCGTGGTCGCCGAACGCGGTGTCTCGAAGGAGCAGCGCCCCGAGGAGTGGGCGGAGGTCATCGAGGCCATCCGCCTGGTCCGCGACGAATGCGACCTCGACGTGGACGCCTCGCTCGGCATCCTCACCGAAGAGGAGGCCGCCATCCTCGCCGACGAGGGCATCGAGCACTACAACCACAACATCGAGACCTCGCCGCGGTACTTCCCGGAGATCGTCGGCACCCACGACTTCGCGGACCGCGTGCACACGCTCGAGGTGGCCAAGTCGGCCGGGATGGACCTCTGTGCCGGCGTCATCCTCGGCATGGGCGAGACGCCGACCGACCGGGTCGACGCGGCCATCGCCCTGCAGGACATCGGCGTCTCCTCGCTCCCGGTCAACATCCTCAACCCGGTCGCCGGCACCGAGTTGGGCGGCACGGACTCGGCCGACATCACCACCGAGGAGATACTGAAGACCATCGCCGTCTACCGGTTGCTCCACCCGCACGCCCGGGTGCGCCTGACCGGCGGGCGCGAGGTCAACCTCGCGATGGACGAGCAACACCTGCCCTTCGAGGCGGGTGCCGACGGCATCCTCACCGGTGACTACCTCACGACCGAGGGCCAGACACCCGGCGACGACATCCGCGTCATCGAGCGGGCCGGCCTGGAGCCGAACATGGAGACGAACGAGTTCGACGCGGACGCGGTGAAGTCGGGAGCCAGCGAGGACCCCGACCTCGGCACCGCGGCCGGGTCCGCAACGAGCACCGCCAGCCAGACGACCGACGACTGA
- a CDS encoding transcriptional regulator gives MDDITFAVLGTGGIGRRTLDVAQHKEGVTPVAACDRNGIAVDHDGLDVAELLDATEGNIASAPGDDDDARTDGGTTAVKQHGEDAGVVASAQGEPTETPIQDVIDEAVSENIDAVLMALPNLTHDFIPQTAERFAEAGYEGVLVDVLKRSRVIGMLDEREETFVESGMTFVCGAGATPGFLTGAAALAAQSFVEVEAVEIWWGVGLKSGYEDNRGTVREDIAHLDGYDIGTARDMSEAEIEELIDEHDGVLEFHDMEHADDVLLERAGICDAEDVTVGGVLDVRQDEKPTTTTVSVTGTTFDGETGTNTFQLDDCTSMEANVNGPALGYMKAGVRMNRDGRYGVFGPAELMPGF, from the coding sequence ATGGACGACATCACCTTCGCCGTACTCGGCACCGGTGGCATCGGCCGACGAACACTCGACGTGGCACAGCACAAGGAGGGCGTGACCCCGGTCGCGGCCTGCGACCGCAACGGTATCGCGGTCGACCACGACGGCCTCGACGTGGCGGAACTCCTCGACGCGACCGAGGGGAACATCGCGAGCGCCCCCGGGGACGACGACGACGCGCGCACCGACGGCGGCACGACCGCTGTCAAACAGCACGGGGAAGACGCCGGCGTCGTCGCCTCCGCACAGGGCGAGCCGACCGAGACACCCATCCAGGACGTCATCGACGAAGCCGTCTCGGAGAACATCGACGCGGTCCTCATGGCGCTCCCGAACCTCACCCACGACTTCATCCCACAGACGGCCGAACGCTTCGCGGAGGCGGGCTACGAGGGCGTCCTCGTGGACGTGCTCAAGCGCTCGCGTGTCATCGGCATGCTAGACGAGCGCGAGGAGACCTTCGTCGAGTCGGGCATGACCTTCGTCTGCGGCGCGGGCGCGACCCCCGGCTTCCTGACCGGTGCGGCCGCACTCGCCGCCCAGTCGTTCGTCGAGGTCGAGGCGGTGGAGATCTGGTGGGGCGTCGGCCTCAAGTCGGGCTACGAGGACAACCGCGGGACCGTCCGTGAGGACATCGCCCACCTCGACGGCTACGACATCGGGACCGCCCGGGACATGAGCGAGGCGGAGATCGAGGAGCTCATCGACGAGCACGACGGCGTCCTGGAGTTCCACGACATGGAGCACGCCGACGACGTGTTGCTCGAACGCGCCGGTATCTGCGACGCCGAGGACGTGACCGTCGGTGGCGTCCTCGACGTCCGGCAGGACGAGAAGCCGACGACCACGACCGTCAGCGTCACCGGGACGACCTTCGACGGCGAGACGGGCACGAACACCTTCCAGCTCGACGACTGCACGAGCATGGAGGCGAACGTGAACGGGCCTGCACTCGGTTACATGAAAGCCGGCGTCCGGATGAACCGTGACGGTCGCTACGGCGTCTTCGGGCCCGCAGAGCTCATGCCCGGGTTCTGA
- a CDS encoding replication factor C large subunit, translated as MADWTEKYRPRTLSEVRGNDKARKQFKQWADTWDDHRQAAIIHGSPGVGKTSAAHALANDMGWPVMELNASDSRTADDIKRFAGRASQNQTLGGGSGGRQLLIVDEADNFHGNSDYGGSREVTRIVKEANQPIVLIANEFYDMSNSLRNACKDIQFRDVSKRSIVPVLRDLCRKEDIEYEQDALEKIAENTSGDLRSAVNDLQALAEQGQRLTVDDVVMGERDKTEGIFDFLDDVIKHKGAQEALYAAYDVDETPDDLLNWVEDNMPKDYRGDELADAYGYIARGDTWLGRVRSTQDYSFWRYVTDNVAAGVAASRQHDHGGWTRYGPPSYWSKLGRSKGTRKKRDAIARKIAEKGGFSIATARRDVMPFLATMTHHCKPRDLTVQMAAVYEFDAAEVSFITGSGESTNKVQDIVADAEELRETEAVEHSGGAFEGFASDSTRGGAAAESAADGGKSEESGSDDDQQTLGGGDSADTTEQAEESADEEAETDDGQSGLDDWM; from the coding sequence ATGGCTGACTGGACCGAAAAGTATCGCCCGAGAACCCTGTCGGAGGTCCGGGGGAACGACAAGGCCCGCAAGCAGTTCAAGCAGTGGGCCGACACGTGGGACGACCACCGGCAGGCCGCCATCATCCACGGCTCGCCGGGGGTCGGAAAGACCTCTGCGGCGCACGCGCTGGCCAACGACATGGGCTGGCCGGTGATGGAGCTGAACGCGAGCGACTCGCGGACTGCCGACGACATCAAGCGCTTCGCCGGGCGCGCCTCGCAGAACCAGACGCTCGGCGGCGGCAGCGGCGGCCGCCAGCTGCTCATCGTGGACGAGGCCGACAACTTCCACGGGAACAGCGACTACGGCGGCTCGCGCGAGGTGACCCGCATCGTCAAGGAGGCGAACCAGCCCATCGTGCTCATCGCGAACGAGTTCTACGACATGAGCAACAGCCTCCGGAACGCCTGCAAGGACATCCAGTTCCGCGACGTCTCGAAGCGCTCCATCGTGCCCGTCCTCCGAGACCTCTGCCGCAAGGAGGATATCGAGTACGAACAGGACGCGCTGGAGAAGATCGCCGAGAACACGAGCGGCGACCTGCGCTCGGCCGTCAACGACCTGCAGGCGCTCGCCGAACAGGGCCAGCGACTCACCGTCGACGACGTGGTGATGGGCGAGCGGGACAAGACGGAGGGCATCTTCGACTTCCTCGACGACGTCATCAAGCACAAGGGCGCACAGGAGGCGCTGTATGCGGCCTACGACGTGGACGAGACGCCCGACGACCTGCTGAACTGGGTCGAGGACAACATGCCGAAGGACTACCGGGGCGACGAACTCGCCGACGCCTACGGCTACATCGCGCGGGGCGACACCTGGCTCGGCCGGGTGCGCTCGACGCAGGACTACTCGTTCTGGCGCTACGTCACCGACAACGTGGCCGCGGGCGTCGCGGCCTCGCGCCAGCACGACCACGGCGGCTGGACCCGGTACGGCCCGCCGAGCTACTGGTCGAAGCTCGGACGGTCGAAGGGCACCCGGAAGAAGCGCGACGCCATCGCCCGCAAGATCGCCGAGAAGGGCGGCTTCAGCATCGCGACGGCCCGCCGGGACGTGATGCCGTTCCTGGCGACGATGACCCACCACTGCAAGCCCCGCGACCTGACCGTCCAGATGGCCGCAGTCTACGAGTTCGACGCCGCCGAGGTGTCGTTCATCACGGGGAGCGGTGAGAGCACGAACAAGGTCCAGGACATCGTCGCGGACGCCGAGGAGCTGCGCGAGACCGAGGCCGTCGAACACTCCGGTGGCGCGTTCGAGGGCTTCGCGAGCGATTCGACGCGGGGCGGGGCCGCCGCGGAATCGGCAGCCGACGGGGGCAAGAGCGAGGAGTCCGGCTCGGACGACGACCAGCAGACCCTCGGTGGCGGGGACAGCGCTGACACGACCGAACAAGCCGAGGAATCGGCAGATGAGGAGGCCGAGACGGACGACGGCCAGTCCGGACTCGACGACTGGATGTGA